One Cryptomeria japonica chromosome 9, Sugi_1.0, whole genome shotgun sequence genomic window carries:
- the LOC131052914 gene encoding putative pentatricopeptide repeat-containing protein At3g23330 translates to MSSIDHLNQNLRAFCREGRLKEALHILLSTPNASVDCSTYLQLLQSCIAKKALSEGKQIHSHINDKGFIFSTNTLLQNKLLNMYDKCGRLVYARNVFEHMREPNIFSWNMIIAAYRKHELSQMAMALFHRMQLTPVQPDHFTFSSVIPICAHFGSLKHGLQIHGKIIRCGYQSEIFVMNTLIDMYAKCRNLHKARELFNKMHDTDMVSWNAMITGCVQNGVLDGAVTLFKEMSQRNVVSWTAIIAGYAQNGVVEKAIEFFKQMVLAGVKPNSLTFASILPGCAKIGALEQGMEIHQKVIESVSLSDVVVTALIDMYAKCGSMQKAHTLFHELPQRDVVSWTAIIGGYAQNGLVDEALKFFKKMQLVDVRPNSSTFASILPACAKFGVFEQGMEIHQKTTEHGFLSDSVIVTALVDMYAKCGRIRKARQLFDKTHHPNVSAWNAMIAGYAMHGYSNNALKLFELMNNSGTSPDHVSFICILFACSHAGLVDDACKCFNCMADSYCTMPTMDHYICMVDLLGRARYIEEALNFIIKMPIKPDVIVWMCLLGACRSHKNIELEEFVSTLLFELDPKNASPYVLLSNTYAEVGRWDDVQRIRKFMKESGIRKTTGCSWIEVHKMIHVFSVGDRSHPQTRMIYLRLEKLYLEMKAVGYIPDTRSVLNDVEEEEKEALICHHSEKLAIAFGLLNTPPGTTIRVVKNLRVCSDCHTATKYISKIIDREIVVRDAQRFHHFKRGQCSCGDYW, encoded by the coding sequence ATGTCATCTATAGACCATCTAAACCAAAATCTCAGAGCTTTCTGCAGAGAAGGTCGGTTGAAGGAGGCTCTTCACATTCTTCTCAGTACGCCAAACGCTAGTGTTGACTGTTCTACATACCTTCAACTTTTGCAGAGCTGCATTGCCAAAAAAGCCCTTTCAGAGGGTAAACAAATCCACTCTCACATCAATGACAAGGGATTTATATTTTCTACAAATACGCTTTTACAGAACAAACTTCTCAACATGTATGACAAGTGTGGTAGATTGGTGTATGCTCGTAATGTTTTCGAGCACATGAGAGAACCAAACATCTTCTCATGGAATATGATAATTGCAGCTTACAGAAAGCATGAACTTTCTCAAATGGCAATGGCACTGTTTCACCGAATGCAACTAACACCTGTTCAACCCGATCACTTCACCTTCTCTAGTGTAATCCCTATATGTGCTCACTTCGGATCTCTGAAGCATGGTTTGCAGATCCATGGAAAAATAATTAGATGTGGGTATCAATCTGAGATTTTTGTGATGAACACCTTGATAGATATGTATGCGAAATGCAGAAATTTACACAAGGCGCGAGAACTGTTTAACAAAATGCATGACACGGACATGGTGTCATGGAATGCGATGATCACCGGATGTGTACAAAATGGTGTTCTTGATGGGGCTGTAACTCTTTTCAAAGAAATGTCCCAacgaaatgtggtctcatggactgcaattatagctggatatgcacaaaatggggttgttgaaaaagccattgagtttttcaaacaaatggttttggcaggtgtaaagccaaactcgttaacctttgccagcatcctccctggatgtgccaaaataggagctttggaacagggcatgGAGATTCATCAAAAAGTAATCGAAAGTGTTTCTTTGTCAGATGTAGTTGTGACGGCTCTGATAGACATGtacgcaaaatgtggaagcatgcaAAAAGCGCACACACTGTTTCACGAATTGCCTCAACGAGATgtggtctcatggactgcaataattggtggatatgcacaaaatggactcGTTGACGaagccttgaaattttttaagaaaaTGCAATTGGTAGATGTAAGGCCAAACTCTTcaacctttgccagcattctcCCAGCCTGTGCAAAATTTGGGGTTTTTGAACAGGGCATGGAGATCCATCAAAAAACAACTGAACATGGTTTTCTGTCAGATTCTGTGATTGTGACTgcactggtagacatgtatgcaaaatgtggccGCATACGGAAGGCACGCCAGTTGTTTGACAAAACGCACCATCCAAATGTTTCtgcatggaatgcaatgattgcaggatatgcaatgCATGGTTATAGCAACAACGCCCTTAAACTCTTTGAACTAATGAACAATTCTGGAACCAGCCCTGACCATGTAAGCTTCATTTGCATTTTGTTTGCATGCAGCCATGCAGGTCTTGTGGACGACGCCTGTAAATGCTTTAATTGTATGGCTGATTCTTATTGCACCATGCCGACAATGGATCATTATATATGCATGGTTGACCTGCTCGGTCGTGCTCGCTATATTGAGGAAGCCCTAAACTTTATAATCAAAATGCCAATTAAACCTGATGTGATTGTGTGGATGTGTTTACTTGGTGCTTGTAGGTCACATAAGAATATAGAACTAGAGGAATTTGTGTCGACACTCCTTTTTGAGTTAGATCCTAAAAATGCGTCACCTTATGTTCTTCTGTCAAACACTTATGCAGAAGTGGGCAGGTGGGATGATGTTCAAAGGATAAGAAAATTTATGAAAGAAAGCGGAATCAGAAAGACAActggatgtagttggattgaagtCCATAAAATGATACATGTTTTTTCTGTCGGAGATAGATCACACCCTCAAACACGGATGATCTATTTAAGGTTGGAGAAGTTGTATTTGGAGATGAAGGCAGTAGGATATATTCCAGATACAAGATCTGTATTGAATGATGTAGAGGAGGAAGAGAAGGAAGCACTTATCTGCCACCATAGTGAAAAGTTGGCAATTGCATTTGGTTTGTTAAACACACCTCCTGGAACAACTATTAGAGTTGTCAAGAACCTTCGAGTATGTAGTGATTGCCATACTGCAACCAAGTATATCTCCAAGAttattgatagagaaattgttgtaAGAGATGCGCAACGTTTCCATCATTTCAAGCGTGGACAATGTTCTTGTGGAGATTATTGGTGA
- the LOC131052905 gene encoding pentatricopeptide repeat-containing protein At3g12770, with protein sequence MDNVLVEIIGNPNRNKLRIQGYTITIKLEDIKEWQLQEERDTRRKLKMLNEKEMSVIWCKLYVPKCTYKFILSRQEERASEALRAATVCMDYTLLSIAIALYEEDATVYRTSNKMSGYSFLWQYFATEMAQSFNSRNDDTHTMSSISHLNRNLRAYCRDGCLKEALHILFTQPNLPVDCSTYINLLRLCIAKNALPEGRQIHSHINGRGFEFATHAVLQNTLINMYDKCGSLVDARGVFDHMTEQNVYSWNMIIAAYRRHGFPQQALALFRQMQRTVVKPDQFTFSGILPVCVDPTSFTHVSWNAMITGYAQSGDVDEALKLFEEIPQVNVVSWNAMIVGCAQNGLIDKALELFNQMQSTGVKPNSATFASILPACAKMGALEQGMALHETVMKSEFLSDIVVVTALIDMYAKCGSIHKAREMFDKMPQQDFASWNAMIVGYAQNGLVDNAFEIFKQMQLAGVRPDSSAFAGILPACAKLGSLNQGMEIHRKIIESGCISDVIMTALIDMYAKCGSISKARYLFDRRTHPRDVASLNAMIVGYVQNGLASKALEILKDMHLAGLKPDSLTFASILPACAKLEALQQGMEIHQNIIKNKLLSDPVVTTALIDMYAKCGNMWKAQTLFEKMPQRDAVSWNAMIGMEIHQKAIESGVSSNVVVTALIDMYAKCGSIHKARGLFDQIRHPGVVSWNAMIAGYAMHGYSKDALKLFDLMKHSGTSPDHISFICVLLACSHAGLVIEGCKYFNYVGNSNFISLKMDHYACIVDLLGRAGYLEEALNFVIKMPMKPVVIVWGSLLGACRSHKNTGLGEFVAKLLFEFDPKNAAPYVLLSNIYAEMGRWGDIQEVMLSEASCQGRLTEIIAKLTGSIAKYGMLHISTDKDLLVRTETYLYGILVRGNSVQTRTDKGVANADSYSGYGSCQC encoded by the exons ATGGACAATGTTCTTGTGGAGATTATTGGTAATCCAAACAGAAACAAGTTAAGGATACAGGGGTACACTATAACCATCAAG CTGGAGGATATTAAAGAATGGCAATTACAGGAGGAGAGGGATACCCGAAGAAAATTAAAGATGCTTAACGAGAAGGAAAT GTCTGTCATATGGTGTAAGTTATATGTACCAAAATGCACTTACAAATTTATATTGTCAAG GCAGGAAGAGAGGGCTTCGGAGGCTTTAAGGGCAGCCACTGTTTGCATGGATTACACTCTCTTGAGCATAGCTATTGCACT ATATGAAGAGGATGCTACTGTATACAGAACTTCCAATAAAATGTCAGGCTATAGCTTCTTATGGCAATACTTTGCTACAGAAATGGCGCAAAGCTTCAATT CCAGAAATGATGATACTCATACAATGTCCTCAATTTCTCATCTTAATCGAAATCTCAGAGCCTACTGTAGAGATGGTTGCTTAAAGGAAGCACTACACATTCTGTTTACACAACCAAACCTTCCTGTAGATTGTTCTACATATATTAACTTATTACGGCTCTGCATTGCCAAGAATGCGCTTCCAGAGGGTAGGCAAATCCATTCTCACATCAATGGCAGAGGATTTGAATTTGCTACTCACGCAGTCTTACAAAACACTCTTATCAACATGTATGACAAGTGCGGAAGTTTGGTGGATGCTCGCGGTGTTTTCGATCACATGACCGAACAAAATGTTTACTCGTGGAATATGATAATTGCAGCTTACAGAAGGCATGGTTTTCCTCAACAGGCATTGGCGTTGTTTCGCCAAATGCAACGGACGGTTGTCAAACCTGATCAGTTTACTTTCTCGGGAATTCTTCCTGTATGTGTTGACCCCACATCTTTTACACATG tttcatggaatgccatgattacCGGATATGCACAAAGTGGTGATGTTGACGAGGCTTTAAAACTTTTCGAAGAAATTCCTCAAGTAAATGTTGTGTCATGGAACGCCATGATTGTAGGATGTGCACAGAATGGGCTAATTGATAAAGCATTGGAGCTTTTTAACCAAATGCAATCAACTGGTGTAAAGCCAAACTCAGCAACCTTCGCCAGCatcctcccagcctgtgccaaaatgggagctttggaacagggtatggctCTACATGAAACAGTGATGAAAAGTGAATTTTTGTCAGACATTGTAGTTGTGACTGCTCTAATTGACATGTACGCGAAATGTGGGAGTATCCATAAGGCACgggaaatgtttgacaaaatgcctcagcaAGATTTTGCCTCgtggaatgcaatgattgtaggatatgcacaaaatgggctGGTTGATAATGCTTTCGAaatttttaagcaaatgcaattggcaggtgtaaggcCAGACTCGTCAGCCTTTGCTGGTATCCTTCCAGCTTGTGCCAAACTTGGATCTTTGAATCAGGGCATGGAAATCCATAGAAAAATAATTGAAAGTGGATGTATATCTGATGTGATTATGACTGCActtatagacatgtatgcaaaatgtgggagTATAAGTAAGGCACGTTATTTGTTTGACAGAAGAACACATCCACGAGATGTAGCCTCATTAAATGCAATGATAGTAGGATATGTACAAAATGGGCTTGCCAGTAAAGCCCTGGAAATTCTCAAGGATATGCACTTGGCAGGTCTTAAACCAGACTCTTTAACCTTCGCTAGcatcctccctgcttgtgccaaGCTTGAAGCACTGCAACAGGGCATGgaaatccatcaaaatataattaaaaataaattgttgTCTGATCCTGTAGTTACAACTGCCCTaatagatatgtatgcaaaatgtggaaacatgtgGAAGGCACAGACATTGTTCGAAAAAATGCCTCAACGAGATGcagtctcatggaatgcaatgatt GGTATGGAAATTCATCAAAAAGCAATTGAAAGTGGGGTTTCCTCTAATGTGGTTGTGACTGCCTTGATAGACATGTACGCAAAATGTGGGAGTATACATAAGGCGCGTGGACTGTTTGATCAAATTCGTCATCCAGGGGTAGTTTCATGGAAtgcgatgattgcaggatatgcaatgCATGGCTATAGCAAGGATGCCCTCAAACTTTTTGATCTAATGAAGCACTCTGGAACCAGTCCAGACCATATAAGCTTCATTTGTGTCTTGCTTGCTTGCAGCCATGCAGGTCTAGTGATTGAGGGCTGTAAATACTTCAATTACGTGGGCAACTCTAATTTCATCTCGCTTAAGATGGATCATTATGCATGCATAGTTGATCTTCTTGGCCGCGCTGGATATCTTGAGGAAGCGCTAAACTTTGTCATCAAAATGCCAATGAAACCTGTTGTGATTGTGTGGGGGAGTTTGCTTGGTGCTTGTAGGTCACATAAGAATACAGGGCTAGGGGAATTCGTGGCAAAACTCCTTTTTGAATTTGATCCTAAAAATGCAGCACCTTATGTTCTTTTGTCGAACATTTATGCAGAAATGGGCAGGTGGGGTGACATTCAGGAG GTAATGCTAAGTGAGGCAAGTTGCCAGGGGAG ATTGACGGAAATAATTGCCAAATTGACGGGAAGCATTGCCAAGTACGGAATGTTACACATTAGTACGGACAAAGACCTACTAGTACGGACAGAGACATATTTGTACGGCATTTTAGTACGTGGTAATTCTGTGCAGACCCGTACGGACAAAGGCGTAGCCAATGCTGACTCGTACAGTGGTTATGGTAGTTGCCAATGCTGA